TTGATTAACATACCATTAGTTTGTATAGAGTTATGAATTTTCTTGTTAAAGATTCTTGCAAGATTTATTTGATGACTAACTATTTTTTTATAGAAATCAAGTCCTGCTAAAAGAGGTTCACCACCTTGCCATGTGAAATATACATCTTCTGTTGGAGATTCTATTATTCTTTTTTCTATAAATTTTTTAGCAAGTTCAATATCCATTACTCTAGTTCTTTTATTATCTTTTGAAGTCATGAAATCTTGCTTTTCTAAATAGAAACAATATTTACATGCTGTATTACAATAAAAACTAGTGGGTTTAATCATGAAATTTAACATTTTTTATTTCCTCCATTAAAAAACTATTTAGTAGGTTCTGTTGCTTTAACTAATTGTTTGTATTTAGGAACATTATTAGCTGTGTTAGGTTTTACAGCTTTAGTAGTTAAGTATGTTCTCATTTTAGCTTTTAATTCTTTTACAACTTGTGGATGTTTTTTAATTACATTGTTAATTTCTTGTGGGTCATTTACAGAATCGTAAAGAGCATAAGAATTATCTCCAACATAATAGTGTAATGTCCAGTTATTATCTCTTACTGTCCAAGAGAATTCTGATAAACTTTCCATGTATGGGTTAACTGGATAATAATCTGATTCTCCAGTTACATATTTATCATAATCTCTCCAGAATGGAATGTTAATTGGATCCCAGTGGAATGCTCTAGGTTGTGCCCAATATAATTCTTTATGAGGATTTCCTTGTTCCTCTCCTTTTAAGTAAGGCATTAAGTCAACACCATCAATTTTAGCTTTCCATTCAGCTGGTATTTCAATTCCTGCAGCAGATAATGCTGTTGGCATATAGTCTATAGTAGATACCATTTTTTCATATTTTCCTGGTTTTAATCCTTCTGGCCAAGTAATGAATCCAGGGATATGAACTCCACCATTGAATGTTTCTCCTTTATTTCCGTGGAATATTCCATTCATTGGTAATGGAGCATCAATAACTGAACCATTATCAGAGAAGAACATTATGATAGTATTTTCAAATTTTCCTGATTTTTTAAGTTCTTTTATGATTCTTCCTACGTTTTGGTCAACTGCGTAAATAGATTCATAGTATTTATCTACTTCTTCATTTCCTGTATCAAATATTCTATATTTTTTAGGAGCATGTTGCTCTAAAGGAATATGAGGTGCGTTATAAGCTAAGTATACAAAGAATGGTTCATCTCCAGCTTTTTTAATTCTTCCTATTGCTTCATCAGTTAATTGGTCAGTGATGTATCCTTTAGCAGGTGTAACTTCTCTGTTTTTGAATAAGCTTGGAGAATTATAATATGCGGTTCCTGCAGCATGGAATCCCATGAAGTAATCAAATCCTCTGTTTTGAGGTTGGAATGGCTCATCACAGAATGTAGTAAAGTTATCATGATAATCTCTTGTTTGTTTTTCTTTAGGAACTGGTACATTAGTAATTCTTCCTAAGTGCCATTTTCCTATAGCTGATGTACTATATCCATGATTTTGGAATAATTCAGCTAAGAATTTATGGTCTACAGATACACCATCTTGTGCGTCATCATTACTATAAATTCCAAATCTTGAAGGATATTCAGAAGTCATAAATGCAGCTCTTGATGGTCCACTAACTCCATGACATACGAAGTCTTGAGTAAGCATAATACCTTGAT
This genomic window from Fusobacterium sp. FSA-380-WT-3A contains:
- a CDS encoding sulfatase-like hydrolase/transferase, yielding MLNWKNGTKYLGVMLLGALATTSFSATTNVKDKGTATNVAFNKSFVPTEYKTQGKPNVIIISMDDLGYGQLNFDEKAFDKKVLAEKVIPDRYKVDVDKAIEAAKKSTPNLRKLQDQGIMLTQDFVCHGVSGPSRAAFMTSEYPSRFGIYSNDDAQDGVSVDHKFLAELFQNHGYSTSAIGKWHLGRITNVPVPKEKQTRDYHDNFTTFCDEPFQPQNRGFDYFMGFHAAGTAYYNSPSLFKNREVTPAKGYITDQLTDEAIGRIKKAGDEPFFVYLAYNAPHIPLEQHAPKKYRIFDTGNEEVDKYYESIYAVDQNVGRIIKELKKSGKFENTIIMFFSDNGSVIDAPLPMNGIFHGNKGETFNGGVHIPGFITWPEGLKPGKYEKMVSTIDYMPTALSAAGIEIPAEWKAKIDGVDLMPYLKGEEQGNPHKELYWAQPRAFHWDPINIPFWRDYDKYVTGESDYYPVNPYMESLSEFSWTVRDNNWTLHYYVGDNSYALYDSVNDPQEINNVIKKHPQVVKELKAKMRTYLTTKAVKPNTANNVPKYKQLVKATEPTK